The following are from one region of the Pirellulales bacterium genome:
- a CDS encoding 6-phosphofructokinase: MSTLSSPRHAESPIRKAAILFAGGPAPAANAVISTAASSFLRNGIQVVGVLHGYSHLVEFGPDHPLVEGRDFVMIDHKLLKRTRNSQGILIGTARTNPGKDIARPEHLADPARTAKLRTVYEALVSLEVDALVSIGGDDTLKTANKFKLFQEHLPAGARPIPVVHLPKTIDNDYSGIDFTFGYFTAVETLASEIRNLLADAEASRSYYLTETMGRSAGWLAYGSAIAGEASLVVSVEDITGKYREEESFQDPTTGETITRPVMKVEEVIRRIVATMRAREFEEKKEFGVIVIAEGLAEYLPQKYLEGISRDEHGHISISQVNLCRRFAKLIAEEFQKVTGKSRRVTGLQLGYEARCARPHAFDVMLGSQLGVGAYRALIEEKLNGVMVSVRGQLDLNYVPFSDLIDPQTLVTVVRFVEPASDFHRLARFLETHVNE; the protein is encoded by the coding sequence CTACCGCCGCCTCGTCATTCCTGCGCAATGGCATTCAAGTCGTCGGGGTCCTGCACGGTTATTCGCACCTGGTCGAGTTTGGCCCAGACCATCCGCTGGTCGAGGGACGCGACTTTGTGATGATCGATCACAAATTGCTTAAGCGTACGCGTAATAGCCAAGGCATTCTGATTGGCACGGCACGGACGAATCCCGGTAAGGACATTGCCCGTCCGGAACATTTAGCGGATCCGGCGCGAACTGCAAAGCTGCGCACCGTGTACGAGGCGCTGGTGTCACTCGAGGTCGATGCGCTGGTATCGATTGGCGGCGACGACACGCTGAAGACTGCCAACAAGTTCAAGCTTTTTCAAGAGCACCTGCCGGCCGGCGCACGCCCGATACCGGTTGTCCACTTACCCAAAACGATCGACAACGATTACAGCGGGATCGATTTTACGTTCGGATACTTTACGGCCGTCGAGACGCTAGCCAGCGAGATCCGCAATCTGCTGGCCGACGCCGAGGCGTCGCGTTCGTATTATCTAACCGAGACAATGGGACGCAGTGCCGGTTGGCTGGCCTACGGATCTGCGATTGCGGGCGAAGCGAGCCTGGTGGTCAGTGTCGAAGACATCACCGGCAAATATCGCGAGGAGGAATCGTTCCAGGATCCGACCACCGGTGAAACCATTACCCGCCCGGTGATGAAGGTCGAAGAGGTCATCCGTCGCATCGTCGCCACGATGCGAGCCCGCGAGTTCGAAGAGAAAAAAGAATTCGGCGTGATCGTAATTGCCGAAGGATTGGCTGAGTACTTGCCGCAGAAATACCTGGAAGGTATCTCGCGCGATGAGCACGGTCACATCTCGATTTCGCAAGTGAACCTTTGCCGCCGGTTCGCCAAATTAATTGCCGAGGAATTCCAGAAGGTTACCGGCAAATCACGGCGTGTGACGGGTCTGCAACTTGGCTACGAAGCACGCTGCGCGCGGCCTCATGCCTTCGACGTAATGCTCGGCAGCCAGTTGGGCGTGGGCGCCTATCGCGCCTTGATCGAGGAGAAACTCAACGGCGTGATGGTCTCTGTGCGTGGACAGCTCGATTTAAACTATGTTCCATTCAGCGATCTCATCGATCCGCAGACATTGGTTACCGTGGTGCGTTTCGTAGAGCCGGCGTCCGATTTCCATCGGCTGGCAAGGTTCCTGGAAACGCATGTGA